From Brienomyrus brachyistius isolate T26 chromosome 18, BBRACH_0.4, whole genome shotgun sequence, one genomic window encodes:
- the LOC125712474 gene encoding protocadherin beta-15-like isoform X3 has protein sequence MGHKGFTVNASIHLWILFILTFHSSRGDMSYSIPEEMRRGSVIGNIAKDLGLDVKRLSDRKARLDADRTSRGFCDINLKTGDLIVAERIDREELCGPRVSCALKYELILEIPLELHRIAIHIEDINDNSPRFTNDRTELEIRESASKGARFLLNEAHDPDIGKNAVETYTLQNNDNFVLIVNTNADGGKYAEMVLEKELDREQQQEITLLLTASDGGTPQRSGTAVIHVTVLDANDNIPVFSQAVYKVSLPENSPLDVVVVTVSATDADEGPNGEVTYDFGRVSDKVMRLFTINKKTGDIKTTADVDFEEESYYELQIQGRDGSGLAANTKVIIEITDVNDNAPVIFLKSLNNPIPENAPPGTEVGIINVQDNDSEENKNIRCSIQHNVPFKLVPSIKNYYSLVTTSELDREVVTDYNITITATDEGSPPLSSSKTIQLSVSDVNDNSPVFDKQSYGAQVTENNKPGSSICSVTARDPDWRQNGTVFYSLLPSEVNGVPVSSFLSINGDTGVIHAVRSFDYEQSRSFKAHVVARDNGSPPLSSNVTVSVHITDQNDNSPLILYPAPAGSSIMTEMVPRAAPAGSLVSKVIAVDADSGQNAWLSYQIVKSTDPGLFSIGQYSGEIRAQRDIVGTDSMKQNLVILVKDNGLPSLSATCTVYLVISDNLSDLPEVKNASYEEPSSKLTTYLIIALVSVSTFFLTFIILVVAVRLCHRRKPRLLFDGAVAIPSAYLPPNYADMEGAGTLRSSYNYDTYLTTGSRTSDFKFVTSYNDTLPADQTVRKSPSEAGVEDLTGRMEGRQCNEVKLVFSISIAVLQMERSL, from the exons ATGGGACACAAAGGATTCACGGTAAATGCCTCTATCCATTTGTGGATATTATTCATATTGACTTTTCATAGCAGCCGTGGAGACATGAGCTATTCCATCCCGGAGGAGATGAGACGTGGGTCTGTTATTGGGAATATAGCCAAGGACCTTGGGCTAGATGTTAAAAGACTATCCGATCGAAAAGCCCGTTTAGATGCCGACAGGACCAGCAGAGGCTTTTGTGACATAAACCTGAAAACTGGCGATTTGATTGTGGCAGAGAGAATAGACAGAGAGGAGCTTTGTGGACCGAGAGTCTCGTGTGCTTTAAAATACGAGCTGATACTTGAAATTCCGCTAGAACTGCATCGTATAGCAATACATATTGAGGACATAAACGACAATTCACCTCGATTTACAAATGATCGTACTGAACTAGAGATAAGAGAATCGGCTTCAAAAGGCGCCCGTTTTCTGTTGAATGAGGCGCATGACCCGGACATCGGGAAAAACGCTGTTGAAACGTATACTTTGCAGAATAATGATAATTTTGTGTTGATTGTTAATACAAACGCAGACGGTGGAAAATACGCCGAGATGGTTTTAGAAAAAGAGCTGGATCGTGAACAACAGCAAGAGATTACACTATTACTGACCGccagtgatggtgggactccGCAGAGATCAGGTACAGCAGTCATACACGTCACTGTGCTGGATGCTAACGATAATATACCCGTGTTTAGCCAAGCTGTGTATAAAGTCAGTCTGCCTGAAAATTCACCGTTAGACGTTGTAGTGGTTACAGTTAGTGCTACGGATGCAGACGAAGGACCGAACGGAGAAGTGACGTATGATTTCGGCCGTGTTTCAGATAAAGTGATGAGATTATTTACAATCAACAAAAAAACTGGGGATATTAAAACAACTGCCGATGTTGATTTTGAAGAAGAATCGTATTATGAGTTGCAAATTCAGGGTAGAGACGGATCAGGTTTGGCAGCAAATACTAAAGTTATAATCGAAATTACGGATGTGAATGACAACGCGCCGGTAATATTTCTTAAGTCACTGAACAACCCGATTCCCGAAAACGCACCAC CTGGTACAGAAGTTGGTATTATTAATGTGCAAGATAACGActctgaagaaaataaaaatattcgtTGCTCAATTCAacacaatgttccttttaaactAGTACCgtcaattaaaaattattattcattGGTAACAACCAGCGAGCTGGATCGTGAGGTAGTGACAGATTACAATATAACAATCACTGCCACCGACGAGGGATCTCCGCCGTTGTCCTCGTCGAAGACAATTCAGTTATCGGTGTCAGACGTTAATGACAACTCAC CTGTGTTTGACAAGCAATCCTACGGCGCTCAAGTGACTGAAAATAACAAACCCGGATCCTCTATTTGCTCTGTTACGGCGAGAGACCCAGACTGGAGACAGAACGGCACAGTCTTCTATTCTCTGTTACCCAGTGAGGTTAATGGGGTTCCGGTGTCCTCGTTTTTATCCATTAACGGAGACACGGGGGTGATCCATGCTGTGAGATCATTTGATTACGAGCAGTCCAGAAGCTTCAAAGCCCACGTTGTAGCCAGAGACAATGGTTCGCCTCCGCTCAGCAGCAACGTGACTGTGAGCGTCCACATAACAGACCAGAATGATAACTCCCCGCTGATATTATACCCGGCTCCTGCAGGGAGCTCCATCATGACTGAGATGGTCCCCAGAGCTGCTCCAGCGGGCTCCCTGGTTTCCAAGGTGATCGCCGTGGATGCTGACTCTGGCCAGAACGCGTGGCTGTCATATCAGATCGTCAAATCCACCGATCCGGGACTTTTCAGTATCGGACAATATAGCGGAGAGATCAGGGCTCAGCGGGACATTGTTGGTACTGACAGCATGAAGCAGAACCTTGTTATTTTGGTGAAGGACAACGGACTTCCGTCTCTTTCGGCGACTTGTACAGTATATTTAGTTATTTCAGATAATTTGTCTGACCTTCCAGAAGTTAAAAATGCGTCTTATGAGGAGCCCAGTTCTAAATTAACCACATATTTGATCATCGCCCTTGTCTCTGTGTCCACCTTCTTCCTCACCTTCATCATTCTCGTTGTGGCCGTGAGGTTGTGTCACAGGAGGAAACCTCGGCTGCTGTTTGACGGCGCAGTCGCCATTCCCAGTGCGTATTTGCCGCCCAACTACGCAGATATGGAGGGAGCGGGAACTCTGCGCAGCTCTTATAATTATGACACGTATCTGACAACGGGCTCGCGCACCAGTGACTTCAAGTTCGTCAC CTCTTACAATGACACTCTGCCAGCGGACCAGACTGTGAGGAAGAGTCCCAGTGAGGCAGGTGTAGAGGATTTAACAGGGCGGATGGAGGGACGACAATGCAATGAGGTAAAACTTGTTTTCAGTATTTCTATAGCAGTGTTACAAATGGAACGTTCGCTCTGA
- the LOC125712474 gene encoding protocadherin beta-15-like isoform X2, producing MGHKGFTVNASIHLWILFILTFHSSRGDMSYSIPEEMRRGSVIGNIAKDLGLDVKRLSDRKARLDADRTSRGFCDINLKTGDLIVAERIDREELCGPRVSCALKYELILEIPLELHRIAIHIEDINDNSPRFTNDRTELEIRESASKGARFLLNEAHDPDIGKNAVETYTLQNNDNFVLIVNTNADGGKYAEMVLEKELDREQQQEITLLLTASDGGTPQRSGTAVIHVTVLDANDNIPVFSQAVYKVSLPENSPLDVVVVTVSATDADEGPNGEVTYDFGRVSDKVMRLFTINKKTGDIKTTADVDFEEESYYELQIQGRDGSGLAANTKVIIEITDVNDNAPVIFLKSLNNPIPENAPPGTEVGIINVQDNDSEENKNIRCSIQHNVPFKLVPSIKNYYSLVTTSELDREVVTDYNITITATDEGSPPLSSSKTIQLSVSDVNDNSPVFDKQSYGAQVTENNKPGSSICSVTARDPDWRQNGTVFYSLLPSEVNGVPVSSFLSINGDTGVIHAVRSFDYEQSRSFKAHVVARDNGSPPLSSNVTVSVHITDQNDNSPLILYPAPAGSSIMTEMVPRAAPAGSLVSKVIAVDADSGQNAWLSYQIVKSTDPGLFSIGQYSGEIRAQRDIVGTDSMKQNLVILVKDNGHPSLSATCTVYLVISDNLSDLPEVKNASHEEPSSKLTTYLIIALVSVSTFFLTFIILVVAVRLCHRRKPRLLFDGAVAIPSAYLPPNYADMEGAGTLRSSYNYDTYLTTGSRTSDFKFATSYNDTLPADQTVRKSPSEAGVEDLTGRMEGRQCNEVKLVFSISIAVLQMERSL from the exons ATGGGACACAAAGGATTCACGGTAAATGCCTCTATCCATTTGTGGATATTATTCATATTGACTTTTCATAGCAGCCGTGGAGACATGAGCTATTCCATCCCGGAGGAGATGAGACGTGGGTCTGTTATTGGGAATATAGCCAAGGACCTTGGGCTAGATGTTAAAAGACTATCCGATCGAAAAGCCCGTTTAGATGCCGACAGGACCAGCAGAGGCTTTTGTGACATAAACCTGAAAACTGGCGATTTGATTGTGGCAGAGAGAATAGACAGAGAGGAGCTTTGTGGACCGAGAGTCTCGTGTGCTTTAAAATACGAGCTGATACTTGAAATTCCGCTAGAACTGCATCGTATAGCAATACATATTGAGGACATAAACGACAATTCACCTCGATTTACAAATGATCGTACTGAACTAGAGATAAGAGAATCGGCTTCAAAAGGCGCCCGTTTTCTGTTGAATGAGGCGCATGACCCGGACATCGGGAAAAACGCTGTTGAAACGTATACTTTGCAGAATAATGATAATTTTGTGTTGATTGTTAATACAAACGCAGACGGTGGAAAATACGCCGAGATGGTTTTAGAAAAAGAGCTGGATCGTGAACAACAGCAAGAGATTACACTATTACTGACCGccagtgatggtgggactccGCAGAGATCAGGTACAGCAGTCATACACGTCACTGTGCTGGATGCTAACGATAATATACCCGTGTTTAGCCAAGCTGTGTATAAAGTCAGTCTGCCTGAAAATTCACCGTTAGACGTTGTAGTGGTTACAGTTAGTGCTACGGATGCAGACGAAGGACCGAACGGAGAAGTGACGTATGATTTCGGCCGTGTTTCAGATAAAGTGATGAGATTATTTACAATCAACAAAAAAACTGGGGATATTAAAACAACTGCCGATGTTGATTTTGAAGAAGAATCGTATTATGAGTTGCAAATTCAGGGTAGAGACGGATCAGGTTTGGCAGCAAATACTAAAGTTATAATCGAAATTACGGATGTGAATGACAACGCGCCGGTAATATTTCTTAAGTCACTGAACAACCCGATTCCCGAAAACGCACCAC CTGGTACAGAAGTTGGTATTATTAATGTGCAAGATAACGActctgaagaaaataaaaatattcgtTGCTCAATTCAacacaatgttccttttaaactAGTACCgtcaattaaaaattattattcattGGTAACAACCAGCGAGCTGGATCGTGAGGTAGTGACAGATTACAATATAACAATCACTGCCACCGACGAGGGATCTCCGCCGTTGTCCTCGTCGAAGACAATTCAGTTATCGGTGTCAGACGTTAATGACAACTCAC CTGTGTTTGACAAGCAATCCTACGGCGCTCAAGTGACTGAAAATAACAAACCCGGATCCTCTATTTGCTCTGTTACGGCGAGAGACCCAGACTGGAGACAGAACGGCACAGTCTTCTATTCTCTGTTACCCAGTGAGGTTAATGGGGTTCCGGTGTCCTCGTTTTTATCCATTAACGGAGACACGGGGGTGATCCATGCTGTGAGATCATTTGATTACGAGCAGTCCAGAAGCTTCAAAGCCCACGTTGTAGCCAGAGACAATGGTTCGCCTCCGCTCAGCAGCAACGTGACTGTGAGCGTCCACATAACAGACCAGAATGATAACTCCCCGCTGATATTATACCCGGCTCCTGCAGGGAGCTCCATCATGACTGAGATGGTCCCCAGAGCTGCTCCAGCGGGCTCCCTGGTTTCCAAG GTGATCGCCGTGGATGCTGACTCTGGCCAGAACGCGTGGCTGTCATATCAGATCGTCAAATCCACCGATCCGGGACTTTTCAGTATCGGACAATATAGCGGAGAGATCAGGGCCCAGCGGGACATTGTTGGTACTGACAGCATGAAGCAGAACCTTGTTATTTTGGTTAAGGACAACGGACATCCGTCTCTTTCTGCGACTTGTACAGTATATCTAGTAATTTCAGATAATTTGTCTGACCTTCCAGAAGTTAAAAATGCGTCTCATGAGGAGCCCAGTTCTAAATTAACCACATATTTGATCATCGCCCTTGTCTCCGTTTCCACCTTCTTCCTCACCTTCATCATTCTCGTTGTGGCCGTGAGGTTGTGTCACAGGAGGAAACCTCGGCTGCTGTTTGACGGCGCAGTCGCCATTCCCAGTGCGTATTTGCCGCCCAACTACGCAGATATGGAGGGAGCGGGAACTCTGCGCAGCTCTTATAATTATGATACGTACCTGACAACGGGCTCGCGCACCAGTGACTTCAAGTTCGCCACCTCTTACAATGACACTCTGCCAGCGGACCAGACTGTGAGGAAGAGTCCCAGTGAGGCAGGTGTAGAGGATTTAACAGGGCGGATGGAGGGACGACAATGCAATGAGGTAAAACTTGTTTTCAGTATTTCTATAGCAGTGTTACAAATGGAACGTTCGCTCTGA
- the LOC125712474 gene encoding protocadherin beta-15-like isoform X6, protein MGHKGFTVNASIHLWILFILTFHSSRGDMSYSIPEEMRRGSVIGNIAKDLGLDVKRLSDRKARLDADRTSRGFCDINLKTGDLIVAERIDREELCGPRVSCALKYELILEIPLELHRIAIHIEDINDNSPRFTNDRTELEIRESASKGARFLLNEAHDPDIGKNAVETYTLQNNDNFVLIVNTNADGGKYAEMVLEKELDREQQQEITLLLTASDGGTPQRSGTAVIHVTVLDANDNIPVFSQAVYKVSLPENSPLDVVVVTVSATDADEGPNGEVTYDFGRVSDKVMRLFTINKKTGDIKTTADVDFEEESYYELQIQGRDGSGLAANTKVIIEITDVNDNAPVIFLKSLNNPIPENAPPGTEVGIINVQDNDSEENKNIRCSIQHNVPFKLVPSIKNYYSLVTTSELDREVVTDYNITITATDEGSPPLSSSKTIQLSVSDVNDNSPVFDKQSYGAQVTENNKPGSSICSVTARDPDWRQNGTVFYSLLPSEVNGVPVSSFLSINGDTGVIHAVRSFDYEQSRSFKAHVVARDNGSPPLSSNVTVSVHITDQNDNSPLILYPAPAGSSIMTEMVPRAAPAGSLVSKVIAVDADSGQNAWLSYQIVKSTDPGLFSIGQYSGEIRAQRDIVGTDSMKQNLVILVKDNGLPSLSATCTVYLVISDNLSDLPEVKNASYEEPSSKLTTYLIIALVSVSTFFLTFIILVVAVRLCHRRKPRLLFDGAVAIPSAYLPPNYADMEGAGTLRSSYNYDTYLTTGSRTSDFKFVTSYNDTLPADQTVRKSPSEAGGEDLTGRMEGRQCNEVKVVLSISIAVLQMERSL, encoded by the exons ATGGGACACAAAGGATTCACGGTAAATGCCTCTATCCATTTGTGGATATTATTCATATTGACTTTTCATAGCAGCCGTGGAGACATGAGCTATTCCATCCCGGAGGAGATGAGACGTGGGTCTGTTATTGGGAATATAGCCAAGGACCTTGGGCTAGATGTTAAAAGACTATCCGATCGAAAAGCCCGTTTAGATGCCGACAGGACCAGCAGAGGCTTTTGTGACATAAACCTGAAAACTGGCGATTTGATTGTGGCAGAGAGAATAGACAGAGAGGAGCTTTGTGGACCGAGAGTCTCGTGTGCTTTAAAATACGAGCTGATACTTGAAATTCCGCTAGAACTGCATCGTATAGCAATACATATTGAGGACATAAACGACAATTCACCTCGATTTACAAATGATCGTACTGAACTAGAGATAAGAGAATCGGCTTCAAAAGGCGCCCGTTTTCTGTTGAATGAGGCGCATGACCCGGACATCGGGAAAAACGCTGTTGAAACGTATACTTTGCAGAATAATGATAATTTTGTGTTGATTGTTAATACAAACGCAGACGGTGGAAAATACGCCGAGATGGTTTTAGAAAAAGAGCTGGATCGTGAACAACAGCAAGAGATTACACTATTACTGACCGccagtgatggtgggactccGCAGAGATCAGGTACAGCAGTCATACACGTCACTGTGCTGGATGCTAACGATAATATACCCGTGTTTAGCCAAGCTGTGTATAAAGTCAGTCTGCCTGAAAATTCACCGTTAGACGTTGTAGTGGTTACAGTTAGTGCTACGGATGCAGACGAAGGACCGAACGGAGAAGTGACGTATGATTTCGGCCGTGTTTCAGATAAAGTGATGAGATTATTTACAATCAACAAAAAAACTGGGGATATTAAAACAACTGCCGATGTTGATTTTGAAGAAGAATCGTATTATGAGTTGCAAATTCAGGGTAGAGACGGATCAGGTTTGGCAGCAAATACTAAAGTTATAATCGAAATTACGGATGTGAATGACAACGCGCCGGTAATATTTCTTAAGTCACTGAACAACCCGATTCCCGAAAACGCACCAC CTGGTACAGAAGTTGGTATTATTAATGTGCAAGATAACGActctgaagaaaataaaaatattcgtTGCTCAATTCAacacaatgttccttttaaactAGTACCgtcaattaaaaattattattcattGGTAACAACCAGCGAGCTGGATCGTGAGGTAGTGACAGATTACAATATAACAATCACTGCCACCGACGAGGGATCTCCGCCGTTGTCCTCGTCGAAGACAATTCAGTTATCGGTGTCAGACGTTAATGACAACTCAC CTGTGTTTGACAAGCAATCCTACGGCGCTCAAGTGACTGAAAATAACAAACCCGGATCCTCTATTTGCTCTGTTACGGCGAGAGACCCAGACTGGAGACAGAACGGCACAGTCTTCTATTCTCTGTTACCCAGTGAGGTTAATGGGGTTCCGGTGTCCTCGTTTTTATCCATTAACGGAGACACGGGGGTGATCCATGCTGTGAGATCATTTGATTACGAGCAGTCCAGAAGCTTCAAAGCCCACGTTGTAGCCAGAGACAATGGTTCGCCTCCGCTCAGCAGCAACGTGACTGTGAGCGTCCACATAACAGACCAGAATGATAACTCCCCGCTGATATTATACCCGGCTCCTGCAGGGAGCTCCATCATGACTGAGATGGTCCCCAGAGCTGCTCCAGCGGGCTCCCTGGTTTCCAAGGTGATCGCCGTGGATGCTGACTCTGGCCAGAACGCGTGGCTGTCATATCAGATCGTCAAATCCACCGATCCGGGACTTTTCAGTATCGGACAATATAGCGGAGAGATCAGGGCTCAGCGGGACATTGTTGGTACTGACAGCATGAAGCAGAACCTTGTTATTTTGGTGAAGGACAACGGACTTCCGTCTCTTTCGGCGACTTGTACAGTATATTTAGTTATTTCAGATAATTTGTCTGACCTTCCAGAAGTTAAAAATGCGTCTTATGAGGAGCCCAGTTCTAAATTAACCACATATTTGATCATCGCCCTTGTCTCTGTGTCCACCTTCTTCCTCACCTTCATCATTCTCGTTGTGGCCGTGAGGTTGTGTCACAGGAGGAAACCTCGGCTGCTGTTTGACGGCGCAGTCGCCATTCCCAGTGCGTATTTGCCGCCCAACTACGCAGATATGGAGGGAGCGGGAACTCTGCGCAGCTCTTATAATTATGACACGTATCTGACAACGGGCTCGCGCACCAGTGACTTCAAGTTCGTCAC CTCTTACAATGACACTCTGCCAGCGGACCAGACTGTGAGGAAGAGTCCCAGTGAGGCAG